In Pseudomonas sp. DNDY-54, a genomic segment contains:
- a CDS encoding HTH-type transcriptional regulator ArgP, with the protein MNLDPKQTEAFRAVIRTGSFEQAALRLHLTPPAISQRVRALESALGNALVVRSRPCRPTETGQRLLQYLKRATLLEADLMADLAERSDAPLVVVAALNADSLGTWFFPALAEVLIQERVLLDLTIEDQDHTYSLLETGLAIGCISTEPKPMRGCTATPLGSMRYRLVASAAFRQQYFANGLTRNAARNAPVVAYTRKDRLTSSFLLQQLGLPEGAYPCHYVPGAEPRFSAIRCGLGYGMVPELLLHDALAEGLVVDLAANAPLDVSLYWHTWKVQSPRMENLSRQIVEAAPRILARPADA; encoded by the coding sequence TTGAATCTCGACCCCAAGCAGACCGAAGCCTTCCGCGCCGTCATCAGGACCGGCAGCTTCGAGCAGGCCGCGTTGCGCCTGCATCTGACCCCGCCGGCGATTTCGCAACGGGTACGCGCCCTGGAGAGCGCATTGGGCAATGCGTTAGTGGTACGCAGCCGCCCGTGCCGGCCGACTGAAACCGGTCAGCGATTGTTGCAATACCTCAAGCGAGCCACCCTGCTCGAAGCCGATCTGATGGCCGATCTGGCCGAGCGTAGCGATGCGCCGCTGGTGGTGGTGGCCGCGCTCAATGCCGACAGCCTCGGCACCTGGTTCTTTCCGGCGCTGGCGGAAGTCCTGATTCAAGAACGCGTATTGCTGGACCTCACCATCGAGGACCAGGATCACACCTACAGCCTGCTGGAAACCGGGCTGGCCATTGGCTGCATCAGCACCGAACCCAAGCCCATGCGGGGGTGCACGGCAACGCCGCTTGGCAGCATGCGCTATCGCCTGGTCGCGTCCGCCGCGTTTCGCCAGCAATACTTCGCCAACGGCCTGACCCGCAACGCCGCACGCAACGCGCCGGTCGTCGCCTACACACGCAAGGACCGCCTCACCTCGTCCTTCTTGCTGCAGCAGCTTGGCCTGCCCGAAGGCGCCTATCCCTGCCACTACGTGCCCGGTGCCGAGCCGCGCTTCAGTGCCATTCGCTGCGGGCTGGGTTACGGCATGGTGCCGGAGCTGCTGTTGCACGATGCGCTGGCTGAGGGCTTGGTGGTCGATCTGGCGGCAAACGCACCGTTGGATGTTTCGTTGTACTGGCACACCTGGAAAGTGCAGTCGCCGCGAATGGAAAATCTATCGCGGCAGATCGTCGAAGCCGCGCCCAGAATTCTCGCGCGGCCCGCCGACGCGTGA
- a CDS encoding 4'-phosphopantetheinyl transferase yields the protein MNPLPPQPACCSPLQDHWPLPRALPGVRLVSTRFDSDLLDPEDFIRWGIPPMAAVSKRQTEFLAGRLCAFEALRRVTGEPGIPPVGEDRAPCWPAGVVGSITHGAGWAAVVVAQAAQWRGLGLDVEKRLAIQRADRLAAEILTPRELEGYAELDDAQRALRVTLTFSIKESLFKALYPLVKTRFYFQEAELIHQDAGGHARLRLLNDLSEEWRTGAELDGQFVLFDDYLLSLVSIPA from the coding sequence ATGAACCCGCTTCCTCCACAACCCGCCTGTTGCTCGCCGCTGCAGGACCATTGGCCACTGCCGCGCGCCCTGCCCGGCGTGCGCCTGGTCAGCACCCGTTTCGATTCCGACCTGCTTGACCCCGAGGACTTCATTCGCTGGGGCATTCCCCCCATGGCGGCAGTGAGCAAGCGTCAGACCGAGTTTCTCGCCGGGCGCCTCTGCGCGTTCGAAGCCTTGCGCAGGGTCACCGGCGAGCCTGGCATTCCTCCCGTAGGCGAAGACCGCGCACCCTGCTGGCCGGCCGGCGTGGTGGGCTCCATCACGCACGGCGCCGGTTGGGCCGCGGTGGTCGTAGCTCAGGCTGCTCAGTGGCGCGGGCTCGGGCTTGATGTCGAAAAACGCCTTGCGATCCAGCGGGCCGACCGGTTGGCGGCCGAAATCCTCACACCACGAGAACTGGAAGGCTACGCCGAGCTTGACGACGCACAGCGGGCACTGCGCGTGACGCTGACTTTCTCGATCAAAGAAAGCCTGTTCAAAGCGCTCTATCCGCTGGTCAAGACACGCTTCTATTTCCAGGAGGCCGAACTGATTCACCAGGACGCCGGCGGCCATGCGCGGCTGCGCTTGCTCAACGACCTCTCGGAGGAATGGCGGACGGGGGCAGAACTCGACGGCCAGTTCGTTCTGTTCGACGACTACCTGCTGAGCCTGGTAAGCATCCCGGCCTGA
- a CDS encoding ATP-binding protein, with product MNSIFLRIYGGMLAVLVLVGLLGAGGLQLLNEVRADRHREALASGTFRLMAYNMSSMTPIERRQAANLWGRLLGIPLRVRTLDDISLESRLEARLLNGQVLVEQVRPHSVTVFSLVSAEDRLALTGEVEQLSEQLARATIYLLIDELIRYPEDEQPRRLAELKQTHGFGYELDLLTRDSASLDDDQRRRLDEGDTVMALVRGGEAIRVFAAVSGTAWIMALGPLYQLNLYPPQLLALIGVLGLSLIGLMVYLLVRQLERRLRGVERAATRIAAGHLETRVPDAGTDSVGRLAKAFNGMASHLQRLLAVQREMVSAVAHELRTPVARLRFGLEMAGSAQTPEARTRYLDDMDGDIDDLDRLVDEMLVYTRLERGSPELTFQAVDLGALIDQVIGELAPLRPTVRVERGACVAANDTGSVVDAEPHYLRRALSNLITNAMRHAETRVQVSFIVDNERAELAVDDDGPGVPEEAWEKVFAPFLRLDDSRTRASGGHGLGLSIVRRISYWHGGRSQIGHSELGGARFSLVWPRKHTQ from the coding sequence GTGAATTCAATCTTCCTGCGCATCTATGGCGGCATGCTCGCTGTGCTGGTGCTGGTTGGGTTGCTGGGCGCAGGCGGCTTGCAGTTGCTCAACGAGGTCCGGGCGGATCGGCATCGGGAGGCGCTGGCCAGCGGGACATTCCGCTTGATGGCCTACAACATGAGCAGCATGACGCCGATCGAGCGGCGTCAGGCGGCAAACCTCTGGGGTCGCTTGCTGGGCATTCCGCTGCGGGTGCGGACGCTGGACGACATCAGCCTGGAGAGCCGCCTGGAAGCACGCCTGCTCAACGGCCAGGTGCTGGTCGAGCAGGTGCGGCCGCACAGCGTCACGGTCTTTTCGCTGGTCAGCGCAGAAGACCGCCTGGCCCTGACCGGTGAAGTGGAGCAGCTCAGCGAGCAGCTGGCGCGCGCGACCATTTACCTGCTTATCGACGAATTGATCCGCTACCCGGAAGACGAACAACCCCGGCGGCTGGCCGAGCTCAAGCAGACGCACGGGTTTGGTTATGAGCTGGACCTGTTGACCCGCGACAGCGCCAGCCTCGACGACGATCAGCGGCGCCGTCTGGATGAAGGCGATACGGTGATGGCTCTGGTTCGCGGTGGCGAAGCCATTCGAGTGTTCGCGGCGGTTTCCGGCACGGCCTGGATCATGGCGCTGGGGCCGCTCTACCAGCTCAATTTGTACCCGCCGCAATTGCTCGCGCTGATCGGCGTGCTCGGCTTGTCGCTGATCGGGTTGATGGTTTATTTGCTGGTGCGACAGCTGGAGCGGCGTTTGCGCGGTGTTGAGCGCGCCGCCACGCGTATCGCTGCCGGCCATCTGGAAACGCGGGTGCCGGATGCCGGGACGGACTCGGTCGGTCGATTGGCGAAAGCCTTCAACGGCATGGCCAGCCACCTGCAGCGTCTGCTGGCGGTACAGCGGGAGATGGTCAGCGCGGTCGCGCACGAACTGCGGACGCCAGTGGCCCGGTTGCGCTTTGGGCTGGAAATGGCTGGTTCGGCGCAGACACCAGAGGCCCGAACGCGCTATCTGGACGACATGGACGGCGACATCGATGATCTCGACCGTCTGGTGGACGAGATGCTGGTCTACACGCGCCTGGAGCGCGGATCACCGGAGTTGACCTTTCAGGCGGTGGACCTCGGCGCGCTGATCGATCAGGTCATCGGCGAGCTCGCTCCGCTGCGCCCAACCGTAAGGGTCGAACGGGGCGCCTGTGTTGCGGCGAACGACACCGGCAGCGTGGTCGATGCCGAGCCCCATTACCTGCGCCGGGCCCTGAGCAATCTGATCACCAACGCCATGCGTCACGCCGAAACCCGTGTGCAGGTGAGCTTCATCGTCGATAACGAGCGGGCGGAGTTGGCGGTGGATGACGACGGCCCGGGCGTGCCGGAAGAGGCGTGGGAAAAGGTTTTCGCGCCGTTCCTACGTCTCGACGACAGCCGCACCCGCGCCTCTGGCGGGCACGGGCTGGGGTTGTCCATCGTGCGGCGGATTTCGTACTGGCACGGCGGCCGCTCGCAGATCGGTCACAGCGAACTGGGCGGTGCGCGCTTCAGCCTGGTCTGGCCGCGTAAGCATACGCAGTAG
- a CDS encoding response regulator, with translation MTDQEAWRILIVEDDQRLAELTREYLEGNGLHVAVEADGAQAAARIINERPDLVVLDLMLPGEDGLSICRKVRDRYDGPILMLTARADDLDQVLGLEIGADDYVCKPVRPRVLLARIRALLRRREGVETAPAASKRIQYGPLVVDHALREAWLRGEGIELTGAEFDLLWLLTSNPGRIMSREQIFAELRGIEYDGQDRSIDVRISRIRPKIGDDPDHPRLIKTVRGKGYLFVSEAAEALQ, from the coding sequence ATGACGGATCAAGAAGCTTGGCGAATTCTCATTGTCGAAGACGACCAGCGGTTGGCCGAGTTGACGCGGGAATATCTTGAAGGCAACGGCTTGCACGTTGCTGTCGAAGCGGACGGCGCCCAGGCCGCGGCACGCATCATCAACGAGCGCCCCGATCTGGTGGTGCTCGATCTCATGCTGCCGGGTGAGGATGGGTTGAGCATCTGCCGCAAGGTTCGTGACCGTTATGACGGCCCGATCCTGATGCTCACCGCCCGCGCCGATGACCTCGATCAGGTGCTCGGCCTTGAAATTGGCGCTGACGACTATGTTTGCAAGCCGGTGCGCCCTCGGGTGTTGCTGGCGCGTATCCGCGCGCTGCTGCGTCGACGTGAAGGTGTCGAGACGGCGCCGGCAGCCAGCAAGCGTATCCAGTACGGCCCGCTGGTGGTCGACCATGCACTGCGCGAAGCCTGGCTGCGGGGCGAAGGCATCGAATTGACTGGCGCCGAGTTCGACCTCCTCTGGCTGCTGACCTCCAACCCCGGCCGCATCATGTCGCGCGAGCAGATTTTCGCAGAGCTGCGCGGGATCGAGTACGACGGCCAGGATCGTTCCATTGATGTGCGCATTTCGCGGATTCGTCCGAAAATCGGCGATGATCCGGATCATCCGCGCCTGATCAAGACGGTGCGCGGCAAGGGTTATCTGTTCGTATCCGAAGCGGCTGAAGCGCTGCAGTGA
- a CDS encoding diguanylate cyclase, with product MNTSETTLPTTDELLHQIESNLLRKRLRFSPDLEQRFESDTGAGRARMFVLTGLVSLCIFNAFLIGDYAMRQVNFAEILLLRLGLMTPIGLFYLLVIHRGVTARWREGLMACLVVVAMAISGQIFRITTSPVDMFDPFSFDLILLAGNIVIALRFKYALAASVAGLLVMAGYVLSSSTLGVDAQLFSLVLATATAVFTLVANLRFEVTDRRAYLFLLREQLRADAMREDNLTLTHISQTDPLTQLANRRRFEQVFEATWREAGTAGDEVGLLMIDIDHFKAYNDAFGHPMGDVCLQRVAAIIGKQVRKIDLVARLGGEEFVVLLPETDLPTARRVAERVRAAIEALAIPHAAGGDQSCITVSIGAAVARPVGELASADLMRQADEALYAAKRGGRNRCHVAAA from the coding sequence ATGAATACATCCGAAACGACGCTGCCAACCACCGACGAGCTGTTGCACCAGATCGAGTCGAATCTACTTAGAAAGCGCTTGCGCTTCAGTCCGGACCTGGAGCAGCGGTTCGAATCGGATACCGGCGCAGGACGGGCGCGGATGTTTGTGCTTACTGGGTTAGTGTCCCTGTGCATTTTCAATGCGTTTCTTATCGGCGATTACGCGATGCGACAGGTAAATTTCGCTGAAATCCTGCTGTTGCGTCTGGGCCTGATGACACCTATTGGGCTGTTCTACCTGCTGGTGATTCACCGGGGCGTAACGGCTCGGTGGAGGGAAGGCCTGATGGCCTGCCTGGTGGTGGTGGCGATGGCGATTTCGGGTCAAATTTTCCGTATCACCACTTCGCCAGTCGATATGTTCGACCCGTTTTCCTTCGATCTGATTCTACTGGCCGGGAACATTGTCATCGCGCTGCGCTTCAAGTACGCGCTCGCGGCCTCGGTGGCCGGCCTGCTGGTGATGGCGGGGTACGTACTGTCTTCCTCTACATTGGGCGTTGATGCGCAGTTGTTTTCCCTGGTGCTTGCGACGGCGACGGCGGTTTTCACGCTGGTCGCGAATCTCAGGTTCGAGGTGACCGATCGACGTGCGTATCTGTTCCTCTTGCGTGAGCAGCTGCGCGCTGATGCCATGCGCGAAGACAACCTCACACTGACGCATATCTCCCAGACCGACCCTCTGACCCAGCTGGCGAACCGCCGTCGGTTCGAGCAGGTGTTCGAAGCGACCTGGCGGGAAGCCGGAACGGCGGGCGATGAGGTGGGGCTGCTGATGATCGATATCGACCACTTCAAGGCCTACAACGATGCGTTCGGTCACCCGATGGGTGACGTCTGTTTACAGCGGGTCGCCGCGATTATCGGCAAACAGGTGCGGAAGATTGACCTGGTGGCTCGGTTGGGCGGGGAGGAGTTCGTCGTGCTATTGCCCGAGACGGACTTGCCAACCGCGCGGCGCGTGGCGGAGCGAGTGCGCGCCGCAATCGAGGCCCTGGCGATTCCGCATGCGGCTGGCGGCGATCAGTCTTGCATCACCGTCAGCATTGGTGCCGCTGTGGCCAGACCGGTTGGCGAACTGGCCAGTGCCGACTTGATGCGGCAGGCCGATGAAGCTCTGTATGCCGCCAAGCGGGGCGGTCGCAACCGCTGCCATGTGGCTGCAGCCTGA
- a CDS encoding ribonucleoside-diphosphate reductase subunit alpha codes for MQNESIRENPHATDSTLDLAATAPGQLRVIKRNGTVVPYTDDKITVAITKAFLAVEGNSASASSRIHDTVARLTEQVTATFKRRMPSGGTIHIEEIQDQVELALMRSGEQKVARDYVIYRESRSQERKRGAVDAPVDAHPSIRIKRADGSMAPLDLGRLNTIITEACEGLEEVDGSLIQKETLKNLYDGVEQTDVNTALVMTARTLVEREPNYSYVTARLLMDTLRAEALTFLEVAESATHHEMADLYAKALPAYVDKGVQFELLDPRLKEYDLAKLGAAINHEQDQQFTYLGLQTLYDRYFIHKDGVRFELPQIFFMRVAMGLAIEEEQREARAIEFYNLLSSFDYMASTPTLFNAGTLRPQLSSCYLTTVPDDLGGIYDAIRDNALLSKFAGGLGNDWTPVRALGAYIKGTNGKSQGVVPFLKVVNDTAVAVNQGGKRKGAVCAYLETWHLDIEEFLELRKNTGDDRRRTHDMNTANWIPDLFMKRVFDDGKWTLFSPSEVPDLHDLTGKAFEERYEYYEALIEYGKIKNYKTLQAKDLWRKMLSMLFETGHPWLTFKDPCNLRSPQQHVGVVHSSNLCTEITLNTNKDEIAVCNLGSINLPRHIVDGKLDTAKLERTVRTAVRMLDNVIDINYYSVPQARNSNLKHRPVGLGIMGFQDALYLQHIPYGSDAAIDFADKSMEAVSYFAIQASCDLADERGAYETFQGSLWSQGVLPLDSQQILIEARGQKYIDVDLTESLDWAPVRARVKNGIRNSNIMAIAPTATIANITGVSQSIEPTYQNLYVKSNLSGEFTVINPYLVRDLKARGLWDAVMINDLKYYDGSVQQIERIPQELKDLYATAFEVETKWIVDAASRRQKWIDQAQSLNLYIAGASGKKLDVTYRMAWYRGLKTTYYLRALAATSTEKSTVNTGKLNAVSSGGNGSASPAPAKAAPAPEMAAGPAPVPKACAIDEPDCEACQ; via the coding sequence ATGCAGAACGAGTCCATTCGCGAGAACCCGCACGCCACAGACAGCACGCTGGACCTGGCCGCCACTGCGCCGGGCCAGCTGCGCGTGATCAAGCGCAACGGTACAGTCGTCCCCTACACCGATGACAAGATCACCGTCGCCATCACCAAGGCGTTTCTCGCAGTGGAAGGCAACAGCGCCTCCGCCTCGTCGCGCATCCATGACACCGTCGCCCGCCTGACCGAACAGGTCACCGCCACCTTCAAGCGCCGTATGCCCTCCGGCGGCACCATCCATATCGAAGAAATCCAGGACCAGGTCGAACTGGCCCTGATGCGTTCCGGCGAGCAGAAAGTCGCCCGCGACTACGTGATCTATCGCGAATCCCGCAGCCAGGAGCGCAAGCGCGGCGCAGTCGACGCCCCGGTCGACGCCCACCCGAGCATCCGCATCAAGCGTGCCGACGGCAGCATGGCGCCGCTGGACCTGGGCCGCCTGAACACCATCATCACCGAAGCCTGCGAAGGCCTCGAAGAAGTCGATGGCTCGCTGATCCAGAAAGAAACCCTGAAGAACCTCTACGACGGCGTCGAGCAGACCGACGTCAACACCGCTCTGGTGATGACCGCCCGTACTCTGGTTGAGCGTGAGCCGAACTACTCCTACGTCACCGCCCGCCTGCTGATGGACACCCTGCGCGCCGAGGCTCTGACTTTCCTGGAAGTCGCCGAGTCCGCTACCCATCACGAAATGGCCGACCTCTACGCCAAGGCGCTGCCGGCCTACGTGGACAAAGGCGTGCAGTTCGAACTGCTCGACCCACGCCTGAAGGAATACGACCTGGCCAAGCTGGGCGCCGCGATCAACCACGAGCAGGACCAGCAGTTCACCTACCTCGGCCTGCAGACCCTTTACGACCGCTACTTCATCCACAAGGATGGCGTTCGTTTCGAGCTGCCGCAGATCTTCTTCATGCGCGTCGCCATGGGCCTGGCCATCGAGGAAGAACAGCGCGAAGCCCGCGCCATCGAGTTCTACAACCTGTTGTCGTCCTTCGACTACATGGCCTCCACGCCAACCCTGTTCAACGCCGGCACCCTGCGTCCGCAGCTGTCCTCTTGCTACCTGACCACCGTGCCGGACGACCTGGGCGGTATCTACGACGCCATCCGCGATAACGCCCTGCTCTCCAAGTTCGCTGGCGGCCTGGGCAACGACTGGACTCCGGTGCGCGCACTGGGCGCCTACATCAAGGGCACCAACGGCAAATCCCAGGGCGTCGTGCCCTTCCTGAAAGTGGTCAACGACACCGCCGTCGCGGTCAACCAGGGCGGCAAGCGCAAGGGCGCGGTCTGCGCGTATCTCGAAACCTGGCACCTGGACATCGAGGAATTCCTCGAGCTGCGCAAGAACACCGGTGACGACCGTCGCCGTACCCACGACATGAACACCGCCAACTGGATTCCGGACCTGTTCATGAAGCGCGTCTTCGATGACGGCAAGTGGACCCTGTTCTCGCCAAGCGAAGTACCCGACCTGCACGACCTCACCGGCAAGGCCTTCGAGGAGCGCTACGAGTACTACGAAGCCCTGATCGAATACGGCAAGATCAAGAACTACAAGACCCTGCAGGCCAAAGACCTGTGGCGCAAGATGCTCTCCATGCTGTTCGAAACCGGCCACCCATGGCTGACCTTCAAGGACCCGTGCAACCTGCGCAGCCCGCAGCAGCACGTCGGCGTGGTGCACAGCTCCAACCTCTGCACCGAGATCACGCTGAACACCAACAAAGACGAGATCGCCGTCTGCAACCTGGGCTCGATCAACCTGCCGCGCCACATCGTCGACGGCAAGCTCGACACCGCCAAGCTGGAGCGCACCGTGCGCACCGCCGTGCGGATGCTCGATAACGTTATCGACATCAACTACTACTCGGTGCCGCAGGCGCGCAACTCCAACCTCAAGCACCGCCCGGTGGGCCTGGGCATCATGGGCTTCCAGGACGCGCTGTACCTGCAGCACATCCCGTACGGCTCAGATGCCGCCATCGACTTCGCCGACAAGTCCATGGAAGCGGTCAGCTACTTCGCCATCCAGGCCTCCTGTGACCTGGCCGACGAGCGCGGCGCCTACGAAACCTTCCAGGGTTCGTTGTGGAGCCAGGGCGTGCTACCGCTGGATTCCCAGCAGATCCTCATCGAAGCGCGTGGCCAGAAGTATATCGACGTCGACCTGACCGAGTCCCTGGATTGGGCCCCGGTGCGTGCCCGCGTCAAGAACGGCATCCGTAACTCGAACATCATGGCCATCGCACCGACCGCGACCATCGCCAACATCACCGGCGTATCGCAGTCCATCGAGCCGACCTACCAGAACCTATACGTGAAATCGAACCTCTCGGGCGAATTCACCGTGATCAACCCCTACCTGGTTCGCGACCTCAAGGCACGCGGCCTGTGGGACGCGGTCATGATCAACGACCTCAAGTACTACGACGGTTCCGTGCAGCAGATCGAGCGCATCCCGCAGGAGTTGAAAGACCTCTACGCGACCGCCTTCGAAGTGGAAACCAAGTGGATCGTCGACGCCGCCAGCCGCCGCCAGAAGTGGATCGACCAGGCCCAGTCGCTGAACCTCTACATCGCCGGCGCCAGCGGCAAGAAGCTGGACGTGACCTACCGCATGGCCTGGTACCGTGGTCTGAAAACCACCTACTACCTCCGTGCCCTGGCCGCGACCAGCACCGAGAAGTCCACCGTCAACACCGGCAAGCTCAACGCCGTGTCCAGCGGTGGCAACGGCAGCGCCAGCCCTGCTCCGGCCAAAGCTGCGCCAGCGCCAGAAATGGCAGCCGGCCCGGCACCGGTCCCAAAAGCGTGTGCGATTGATGAACCAGACTGCGAAGCCTGCCAATGA
- a CDS encoding ribonucleotide-diphosphate reductase subunit beta: MLSWDEFDEEDSTTAAPAAPQAAAAATEAPAKLDKDAAGSVEEARAVAADDSAAVARAKKALDDLDIQEGLDELEGESARVHVGDKQMINARADLNQLVPFKYDWAWQKYLDGCANHWMPQEVNMNADIALWKTPDGLSEDERRIVKRNLGFFSTADSLVANNLVLAVYRLITNPECRQYILRQAFEEAIHTHAYQYCIESLGMDEGEIFNMYHEIPSVAKKASWGLKYTRSISDPTFQTGTVETDKEFLRNLIAYYCVLEGIFFYCGFTQILSMGRRNKMTGTAEQFQYILRDESMHLNFGIDVINQIKIENPHLWDAAMKDEATQMILQGTQLEIEYARDTMPRGVLGMNASMMEDYLKFIANRRLTQIGLKEEYPGTTNPFPWMSEIMDLKKEKNFFETRVIEYQTGGALSWD, translated from the coding sequence ATGCTGAGCTGGGACGAATTCGACGAAGAAGACTCCACCACCGCTGCGCCTGCAGCCCCTCAAGCCGCTGCCGCCGCAACCGAGGCCCCCGCCAAACTCGACAAGGACGCCGCAGGCTCCGTCGAAGAAGCCCGCGCCGTAGCCGCTGACGACTCCGCGGCCGTGGCCCGCGCCAAGAAAGCCCTGGACGACCTCGACATCCAGGAAGGCTTGGATGAACTCGAAGGCGAATCCGCCCGCGTTCACGTCGGCGACAAGCAGATGATCAACGCCCGTGCCGACCTCAACCAGCTCGTACCCTTCAAGTACGACTGGGCCTGGCAGAAGTATCTGGACGGTTGCGCCAACCACTGGATGCCGCAGGAAGTGAACATGAACGCCGACATCGCCCTGTGGAAGACACCGGACGGTCTCTCCGAGGACGAGCGCCGCATCGTCAAGCGCAACCTCGGCTTCTTCTCCACCGCCGACAGCCTGGTCGCCAACAACCTCGTGCTGGCCGTGTACCGCCTAATCACGAACCCCGAGTGCCGCCAGTACATCCTGCGCCAGGCCTTCGAAGAGGCGATCCACACCCACGCCTACCAGTACTGCATCGAATCGCTGGGCATGGATGAAGGTGAGATCTTCAACATGTACCACGAGATCCCAAGCGTCGCGAAGAAGGCCTCCTGGGGCCTCAAATACACCCGCTCCATCTCCGACCCGACCTTCCAGACCGGCACCGTCGAAACGGACAAAGAATTCCTGCGCAACCTCATCGCCTACTACTGCGTCCTGGAAGGCATCTTCTTCTACTGCGGCTTCACCCAGATCCTCTCCATGGGCCGCCGCAACAAGATGACCGGCACCGCCGAGCAGTTCCAATACATCCTGCGCGACGAGTCCATGCACCTGAACTTCGGCATCGACGTGATCAACCAGATCAAGATCGAAAACCCACACCTGTGGGACGCCGCCATGAAGGACGAAGCGACCCAGATGATCCTTCAGGGTACGCAGCTCGAAATCGAATATGCCCGCGACACCATGCCCCGCGGCGTCCTCGGCATGAACGCCTCGATGATGGAGGACTACCTCAAGTTCATCGCCAACCGCCGCCTGACGCAGATCGGGTTGAAGGAAGAGTATCCAGGCACCACCAACCCGTTCCCGTGGATGAGCGAGATCATGGATTTGAAGAAGGAGAAGAACTTCTTTGAGACGCGGGTGATTGAGTATCAGACGGGTGGGGCTTTGAGCTGGGATTGA
- a CDS encoding DUF2188 domain-containing protein, with protein MTRKNQHVVPHDDKWAVRGAGNSKVTKQFDTQREAIEHARGIATNQQSEVLVHNKQGQIRERNSYGNDPFPPKG; from the coding sequence ATGACACGCAAGAACCAACATGTTGTTCCGCATGATGATAAATGGGCTGTTCGAGGCGCTGGCAACAGTAAAGTTACCAAACAGTTCGATACCCAACGAGAAGCTATCGAGCACGCACGAGGCATTGCGACCAACCAGCAAAGCGAGGTCTTGGTCCACAACAAGCAAGGTCAAATTCGCGAGCGGAACAGCTACGGAAACGACCCATTTCCTCCAAAGGGATGA
- a CDS encoding REP-associated tyrosine transposase, with product MSHYRRARVPGATYFFTVNLFNRRSDLLVRHIDLLREPVRATRSRHPLHIDAWVVLPDHMHCVWTLPDGDADFALRWKVIKFAFARRLPKTEVLTTTQRSRGERGIWQRRYWEHLIQDERDYRHHVDYVHLNPLKHGLVERIADWPYSSFHRAVRAGVYPVDWCGDETRGISR from the coding sequence ATGTCCCACTACCGCCGCGCCCGTGTGCCGGGCGCCACGTATTTCTTCACCGTCAATCTGTTCAACCGTCGCAGCGATCTGCTGGTCCGCCATATCGACCTGCTACGCGAGCCGGTGCGAGCCACACGCTCACGCCATCCCCTCCATATCGACGCCTGGGTCGTTCTGCCCGATCACATGCATTGCGTCTGGACGCTCCCGGATGGCGACGCTGACTTCGCCCTGCGCTGGAAAGTCATCAAATTTGCGTTTGCCCGGCGACTGCCGAAGACGGAGGTGCTTACAACGACCCAACGCTCTCGCGGCGAACGGGGTATCTGGCAACGGCGTTACTGGGAGCATCTGATTCAAGATGAACGCGATTATCGGCATCACGTCGATTACGTTCACCTGAATCCGTTGAAACACGGATTGGTGGAGCGCATCGCCGATTGGCCCTACTCCAGCTTTCATCGGGCGGTCCGGGCTGGTGTCTACCCGGTTGACTGGTGCGGTGATGAAACCAGGGGGATTAGTAGATGA